One window of Methanogenium organophilum genomic DNA carries:
- a CDS encoding alpha/beta fold hydrolase, with product MNSQISENQSDTEEKQEVMEGVFISPQIIHTKLGDVEVDITEGDGPVLLGSHGGLGGVDQCRVAIDFAGSDFRLLSLSRPGYLGTPLESGKTLDEQADLFAAVLDELGIEKVAVFSISAGGPFAYTFAIRHPDRIWALVTADSVSGFYDMPEKAGALTQMFFLSDTGQALLRKMTKAKPDAFIKEIFKSEAYFTKEQMQEHLDFVLSDPEAHKFVTAFMNTMYPYRPRKAGTENDMVITRELYHLAVEEITCPTLVIHGTHDADVKFYDGVYVYEHVPNAERFWIEEGSHLAFWINPHAKEAQAYALDFLKRHLPE from the coding sequence ATGAATTCGCAGATATCAGAAAACCAGAGTGATACCGAAGAAAAACAGGAAGTCATGGAGGGAGTCTTCATCTCCCCGCAGATCATCCACACAAAATTGGGCGACGTGGAAGTGGACATCACCGAAGGGGACGGGCCGGTGCTCTTAGGCAGCCACGGCGGTCTCGGCGGTGTGGACCAGTGCCGGGTGGCAATTGACTTTGCCGGCTCTGATTTCCGGCTTCTGTCCCTCTCCCGGCCGGGGTATCTCGGGACACCGCTTGAAAGCGGGAAGACGCTTGACGAACAGGCGGATCTCTTCGCGGCTGTCCTCGACGAGTTGGGCATTGAGAAGGTTGCGGTCTTCTCCATCTCAGCGGGCGGCCCGTTTGCCTACACCTTTGCGATCCGCCACCCGGACCGTATCTGGGCGCTCGTTACCGCAGACTCCGTGAGCGGGTTCTATGATATGCCGGAGAAGGCGGGCGCCCTGACGCAGATGTTCTTCCTGTCCGACACCGGCCAGGCACTCCTCCGGAAGATGACGAAGGCAAAACCGGACGCGTTCATTAAGGAGATCTTCAAGAGCGAGGCATACTTCACCAAAGAGCAGATGCAGGAGCACCTGGACTTTGTTCTCTCCGACCCCGAGGCGCATAAATTTGTCACCGCATTCATGAACACGATGTACCCCTATCGCCCGCGGAAGGCAGGGACGGAGAACGACATGGTGATCACGCGGGAGCTGTACCACCTCGCGGTGGAAGAGATCACCTGCCCGACGCTCGTCATCCACGGCACCCATGATGCGGACGTGAAATTCTACGACGGCGTCTATGTCTATGAGCATGTTCCGAACGCGGAACGATTCTGGATTGAAGAGGGGTCACATCTCGCGTTCTGGATCAACCCGCATGCAAAAGAGGCGCAGGCGTATGCGCTGGACTTCCTGAAACGGCACCTGCCGGAGTAA